The following are encoded in a window of Microbacterium sp. LWO13-1.2 genomic DNA:
- a CDS encoding A/G-specific adenine glycosylase: protein MPALQAELSTWYRRTARDLPWRRTAFHEQFGAWGTLVSEFMLQQTPVNRVIPHLDAWLTRWPTPRAMAAATGSEVVQQWANLGYPRRALWLHRAAIEIVERHDGIVPREVDALLALSGIGDYTARAVAVFAYGDRHPVVDTNTRRMLARAIEGKAQPAAASRRDLALMDSLLPATDAESGVFNAAAMELGATVCTARAPKCDRCPLRTSCAWVAAGRPETPDTRRRQATYEGSDRQARGAVLRMLREAAPSAVPLSSVIADWPDLRQRDRAIDSLIADGLAEASEDLLSLPR from the coding sequence CTGCCCGCTCTGCAGGCCGAGCTGTCCACCTGGTATCGGCGAACCGCCCGAGATCTGCCATGGCGCCGCACTGCGTTTCACGAACAGTTCGGCGCCTGGGGCACGCTCGTCAGCGAGTTCATGCTGCAGCAGACCCCTGTCAACCGGGTGATCCCGCATCTGGACGCCTGGTTGACGCGCTGGCCGACGCCCCGTGCCATGGCTGCCGCCACGGGGTCAGAGGTGGTGCAGCAGTGGGCGAACCTCGGTTATCCGCGCCGCGCACTGTGGCTGCACCGCGCGGCGATCGAGATCGTGGAACGGCATGACGGAATCGTGCCGCGAGAGGTCGATGCTCTGCTCGCTCTCTCCGGAATCGGCGACTACACCGCGAGGGCCGTGGCCGTCTTCGCCTACGGCGACCGGCATCCCGTCGTCGACACCAACACACGCAGAATGCTCGCGAGGGCGATCGAGGGAAAGGCGCAACCGGCGGCGGCCTCACGTCGTGACCTTGCCCTGATGGATTCCCTGCTGCCGGCGACGGATGCCGAATCGGGCGTGTTCAACGCCGCAGCGATGGAGCTGGGCGCGACGGTGTGCACCGCTCGCGCTCCGAAATGCGACCGGTGCCCACTTCGCACCAGCTGCGCCTGGGTGGCGGCCGGCCGGCCGGAAACGCCGGACACTCGGCGGCGGCAGGCGACGTATGAGGGTTCGGACCGGCAGGCCCGCGGCGCGGTGCTGCGGATGCTGCGCGAAGCGGCGCCGTCCGCAGTGCCACTGTCGTCCGTGATCGCCGATTGGCCGGATCTCCGACAGCGAGACAGGGCGATCGACTCGCTCATCGCAGACGGCCTCGCCGAGGCATCCGAGGATCTGCTCTCGCTCCCGCGCTGA